A genomic window from Vitis riparia cultivar Riparia Gloire de Montpellier isolate 1030 chromosome 18, EGFV_Vit.rip_1.0, whole genome shotgun sequence includes:
- the LOC117906874 gene encoding aspartic proteinase-like protein 1 isoform X1, producing the protein MQGRDLNEYSPSLSSTSKPLSCNDQLCELGSDCKSSKDPCPYLANYYSENTSSSGLLIEDRLHLAPFSEHASRSSVWASVIIGCGRKQSGAFSDGAAPDGLMGLGPGDLSVPSLLAKAGLVRNAFSICFDDNHSGTILFGDQGLVTQKSTSFVPLEGKFVTYLIEVEGYLVGSSSLKTAGFQALVDSGTSFTFLPYEIYEKIVVEFDKQMNATRSSFKGSPWKYCYNSRWISCTRRGGFWKPFFLIFLLELIVGFFIVFVFCNSSQELLNIPTVTLVFAMNQSFIVHNPVIKLISENEEFNVFCLPIQPIHEEFGIIGQNFMWGYRMVFDRENLKLGWSTSNCQDITDGKIMHLTPPPNDRSPNPLPTNQQQMTPSRHAVAPAVAGRTPTNSAAVSPLAFPYWLCLVNLLLVLMRLFVLDV; encoded by the exons ATGCAGGGTAGAGATCTGAATGAGTATAGCCCATCTTTATCAAGCACCAGCAAGCCCCTATCTTGCAATGATCAATTATGTGAACTGGGTTCAGACTGCAAAAGTTCAAAGGACCCTTGCCCTTACCTTGCTAACTACTATTCAGAGAATACCTCAAGTTCTGGTTTGCTGATTGAGGACCGACTACATTTGGCACCATTCAGTGAACATGCATCCCGAAGTTCGGTGTGGGCTTCAGTCATTATAGG CTGTGGTAGGAAACAAAGTGGTGCTTTTTCAGATGGAGCGGCTCCTGATGGTCTTATGGGATTGGGACCTGGGGACCTTTCAGTTCCTAGTTTGCTAGCAAAAGCAGGATTGGTTCGAAATGCTTTCTCAATTTGTTTTGACGATAATCATTCTGGGACAATTTTGTTTGGTGACCAAGGACTTGTGACCCAAAAATCTACATCATTTGTGCCTTTAGAAGGAAAATT TGTTACCTATCTTATTGAGGTGGAGGGTTACCTCGTTGGGAGTTCTTCTCTTAAGACAGCAGGATTTCAAGCTCTGGTTGACAGTGGAACATCATTCACATTTCTTCCAtatgaaatttatgaaaaaattgttgtgGAG TTTGACAAACAAATGAATGCTACAAGGTCCAGCTTCAAAGGGTCCCCCTGGAAGTACTGTTATAATTCTAGGTGGATTTCGTGTACTAGACGAGGAGGATTTTGGAAgcctttttttctcatttttctcttggAGTTGATTGTTggcttttttattgtttttgttttttgcaacAGTTCACAGGAATTGCTCAACATTCCTACTGTGACACTTGTGTTTGCTATGAACCAAAGTTTTATAGTACATAATCCTGTTATTAAGTTAATCTCGGAGAATGAG GAATTCAATGTTTTCTGTTTACCTATCCAGCCTATACATGAAGAATTTGGCATCATTGGCC AAAACTTCATGTGGGGTTATCGCATGGTGTTCGATAGGGAAAATTTGAAGCTGGGTTGGTCTACTTCCAATT GTCAAGATATAACCGATGGTAAAATAATGCATTTAACACCACCTCCAAATGATAGATCTCCAAACCCACTGCCCACCAATCAGCAACAGATGACCCCTAGTAGGCATGCTGTTGCTCCTGCTGTTGCTGGAAGGACTCCCACAAATTCTGCTGCAGTGTCACCTCTTGCTTTTCCCTACTGGCTCTGTTTGGTGAATTTGCTGCTAGTGTTGATGCGTTTGTTTGTTCTAGATGTCTAA
- the LOC117906874 gene encoding aspartic proteinase-like protein 1 isoform X2, which translates to MQGRDLNEYSPSLSSTSKPLSCNDQLCELGSDCKSSKDPCPYLANYYSENTSSSGLLIEDRLHLAPFSEHASRSSVWASVIIGCGRKQSGAFSDGAAPDGLMGLGPGDLSVPSLLAKAGLVRNAFSICFDDNHSGTILFGDQGLVTQKSTSFVPLEGKFVTYLIEVEGYLVGSSSLKTAGFQALVDSGTSFTFLPYEIYEKIVVEFDKQMNATRSSFKGSPWKYCYNSSSQELLNIPTVTLVFAMNQSFIVHNPVIKLISENEEFNVFCLPIQPIHEEFGIIGQNFMWGYRMVFDRENLKLGWSTSNCQDITDGKIMHLTPPPNDRSPNPLPTNQQQMTPSRHAVAPAVAGRTPTNSAAVSPLAFPYWLCLVNLLLVLMRLFVLDV; encoded by the exons ATGCAGGGTAGAGATCTGAATGAGTATAGCCCATCTTTATCAAGCACCAGCAAGCCCCTATCTTGCAATGATCAATTATGTGAACTGGGTTCAGACTGCAAAAGTTCAAAGGACCCTTGCCCTTACCTTGCTAACTACTATTCAGAGAATACCTCAAGTTCTGGTTTGCTGATTGAGGACCGACTACATTTGGCACCATTCAGTGAACATGCATCCCGAAGTTCGGTGTGGGCTTCAGTCATTATAGG CTGTGGTAGGAAACAAAGTGGTGCTTTTTCAGATGGAGCGGCTCCTGATGGTCTTATGGGATTGGGACCTGGGGACCTTTCAGTTCCTAGTTTGCTAGCAAAAGCAGGATTGGTTCGAAATGCTTTCTCAATTTGTTTTGACGATAATCATTCTGGGACAATTTTGTTTGGTGACCAAGGACTTGTGACCCAAAAATCTACATCATTTGTGCCTTTAGAAGGAAAATT TGTTACCTATCTTATTGAGGTGGAGGGTTACCTCGTTGGGAGTTCTTCTCTTAAGACAGCAGGATTTCAAGCTCTGGTTGACAGTGGAACATCATTCACATTTCTTCCAtatgaaatttatgaaaaaattgttgtgGAG TTTGACAAACAAATGAATGCTACAAGGTCCAGCTTCAAAGGGTCCCCCTGGAAGTACTGTTATAATTCTAG TTCACAGGAATTGCTCAACATTCCTACTGTGACACTTGTGTTTGCTATGAACCAAAGTTTTATAGTACATAATCCTGTTATTAAGTTAATCTCGGAGAATGAG GAATTCAATGTTTTCTGTTTACCTATCCAGCCTATACATGAAGAATTTGGCATCATTGGCC AAAACTTCATGTGGGGTTATCGCATGGTGTTCGATAGGGAAAATTTGAAGCTGGGTTGGTCTACTTCCAATT GTCAAGATATAACCGATGGTAAAATAATGCATTTAACACCACCTCCAAATGATAGATCTCCAAACCCACTGCCCACCAATCAGCAACAGATGACCCCTAGTAGGCATGCTGTTGCTCCTGCTGTTGCTGGAAGGACTCCCACAAATTCTGCTGCAGTGTCACCTCTTGCTTTTCCCTACTGGCTCTGTTTGGTGAATTTGCTGCTAGTGTTGATGCGTTTGTTTGTTCTAGATGTCTAA
- the LOC117907321 gene encoding heavy metal-associated isoprenylated plant protein 23-like: MGVVATLEYFSDLLSSKKGKKRKQLQTVDLKVRMDCEGCQLRVKKVLSSLKGVKSVDVNLKQQKASVTGYADAKKVLKKAQSTGKKAELWPYVPYNLVAHPYVAQVYDKKAPPGYVRSSENPAITAMSPLEEQYTTMFSDDNPNACSIM; the protein is encoded by the exons atgggagTTGTAGCTACTTTGGAATACTTTTCAGACCTACTCAGCAgcaaaaaagggaagaaaaggaagcaACTGCAGACGGTAGATCTCAAAGTCAGGATGGACTGTGAGGGCTGCCAGCTTAGAGTCAAGAAAGTTCTTTCTTCGCTGAAAG GAGTAAAATCTGTGGATGTAAACCTGAAACAACAGAAGGCGAGTGTTACTGGTTATGCAGATGCGAAGAAAGTGCTGAAGAAGGCACAGTCAACAGGGAAAAAGGCTGAGCTTTGGCCTTATGTTCCATACAATCTGGTGGCTCATCCCTACGTTGCTCAAGTTTATGACAAGAAGGCACCTCCTGGTTATGTCCGGAGCTCGGAGAACCCTGCCATCACTGCTATGAGTCCACTGGAGGAACAGTACACCACCATGTTCAGCGATGATAATCCAAATGCTTGCTCCATCATGTAA
- the LOC117907161 gene encoding agamous-like MADS-box protein AGL104 has product MGRGKQEMRRIEDKATRQVSFSRRKKGLIKKAYELSVLCGIDIALIMFSPSGRLTQFSGKKRIEEVLTRYMNLTDEEREEGGDVNSQIKELQREVDRLQQQLQTAEEQLREFEPQSLDFKSMGEIESMEERLVHTLEHVLQRKEYLSGNHLFPYDSSSSQGMLASFENQVINGLPAPSMPHGDLLCTTHYPLLQGSSSRMRERCVNNPTPGNLPMWPPASSFLFPPIQHEVGGPEYGRGADPS; this is encoded by the exons ATGGGTCGTGGTAAGCAAGAGATGAGGAGAATAGAAGATAAAGCAACTCGGCAGGTTTCATTTTCAAGGCGGAAGAAGGGACTCATTAAGAAGGCGTACGAGCTTTCTGTACTCTGTGGTATTGATATTGCACTGATCATGTTCTCTCCCTCAGGCCGTCTCACTCAATTTTCGGGCAAAAAAAG GATCGAGGAAGTTTTGACTCGTTACATGAATCTCACAGACGAAGAAAGAGAAGA AGGTGGGGATGTGAACTCTCAGATCAAG GAACTCCAGCGGGAAGTCGATAGGTTGCAGCAGCAACTTCAGACTGCTGAGGAACAGTTGAG GGAATTTGAACCTCAGTCTCTCGATTTCAAGTCGATGGGGGAGATTGAATCAATGGAGGAACGTCTGGTCCACACCTTGGAGCATGTTTTACAGAGAAAG GAATATTTGTCAGGCAACCATCTATTTCCTTATGATTCATCTTCTTCACAG GGGATGCTCGCCTCTTTTGAGAATCAAGTTATAAATGGGTTGCCTGCTCCATCTATGCCACACGG GGATCTTTTGTGCACGACGCACTATCCATTATTGCAAGGAAGCAGTTCCAGGATGCGAGAGCGCTGTGTCAACAATCCGACCCCAGGAAACCTTCCAATGTGGCCCCCAGCCTCTTCCTTTTTGTTCCCTCCAATTCAG CATGAAGTGGGGGGGCCAGAGTATGGCAGAGGTGCAGATCCCTCCTGA